The following proteins are co-located in the Ancylothrix sp. D3o genome:
- a CDS encoding class I SAM-dependent methyltransferase — MEIIDEHFVPLAGLDLETYLNNQDVGGVHHLIRYIWALEVLADLSPLNCVLDIACGSGYGSYLIAKKFPNLSVMGVDYDTSAIEYAQQNYQLPNLQYKLGDGTRWQETIGNTKFDCILSFDTLEHVVHREIMMQNLVEHLESTGSLLFSTPCSGDLELEPNWEYHKIEYSAASLYNFLSRYFRTIYHSEDDSLPHINVFNILKERNLRYCLKMNPVVCQDPILITNPYLKISKTNLILTETNLKIDLGCGSCKKPGTLGLDIHAQPGVDYVVNFEKDPLPFADQAVQSVYSSHCLEHLSNPIKLFQEISRVCQDRATLEFWTPYAWENSAFIIDHKMFFNEDHYYHICLWFVDFWKNILNTRWVLKEFTYIIEPATLTELYENKIDLDFAIKYYKGIVKEFGTTIEVCHTEPTTISEYKRTFAVNRFETRYPIHSPSIPPTDEKLKQALEWFSQQTDQLEKIPNSLQPCLNLYQKQYQQTLIQLEQSQELIKAMENTKFWKLRKAWLNIKQALQLSK; from the coding sequence ATGGAAATAATAGATGAGCATTTTGTGCCTCTGGCCGGTTTAGATTTAGAAACCTATCTTAACAATCAAGATGTGGGCGGAGTTCACCATCTTATCCGCTATATTTGGGCCTTAGAAGTTTTGGCAGATTTATCACCTTTAAATTGCGTTTTAGACATTGCTTGTGGCTCCGGATATGGTAGTTATTTGATTGCCAAAAAATTCCCAAATCTCAGCGTAATGGGAGTTGATTATGACACCAGCGCTATAGAATATGCTCAACAAAATTATCAGTTACCAAACTTGCAATATAAACTCGGAGACGGTACGCGGTGGCAAGAAACAATAGGCAATACAAAATTTGATTGTATCCTTAGTTTTGATACCCTAGAGCACGTCGTCCACCGCGAAATTATGATGCAAAATTTGGTGGAGCATTTAGAAAGCACCGGCTCTTTGCTTTTTTCAACGCCTTGTAGCGGAGATTTAGAATTAGAACCCAACTGGGAATATCACAAAATTGAATATTCCGCCGCCAGTTTATATAACTTTTTAAGCCGTTATTTCCGCACAATTTATCATAGTGAAGATGATTCCTTGCCCCACATAAACGTTTTTAACATCTTAAAAGAAAGAAACTTACGCTATTGCTTAAAAATGAATCCCGTTGTCTGCCAAGATCCAATTTTAATAACTAATCCTTATCTAAAAATCTCAAAAACCAACTTGATTTTAACAGAAACAAACTTAAAAATTGATCTCGGCTGCGGCTCGTGTAAAAAACCTGGAACATTGGGCTTGGATATCCATGCTCAGCCGGGGGTAGACTATGTGGTAAATTTTGAAAAAGACCCCCTACCTTTCGCTGATCAAGCTGTACAATCTGTTTATTCTTCTCACTGCTTAGAACATCTTTCTAATCCCATTAAACTGTTTCAAGAAATTAGTCGAGTTTGCCAAGATCGAGCAACTTTAGAATTTTGGACACCCTACGCCTGGGAGAATTCCGCTTTCATTATTGACCACAAAATGTTTTTTAATGAAGATCACTATTACCATATTTGTCTGTGGTTTGTTGATTTTTGGAAAAACATTTTAAACACTCGTTGGGTGCTAAAAGAATTCACTTATATAATAGAACCGGCAACCCTTACCGAACTTTATGAAAACAAAATTGACTTAGATTTTGCCATCAAATACTATAAAGGAATCGTCAAAGAATTTGGCACAACCATAGAAGTATGCCACACAGAACCCACCACTATTTCTGAATATAAAAGAACCTTTGCAGTAAATCGATTTGAAACAAGATATCCCATCCATTCCCCATCAATTCCCCCTACCGATGAGAAATTGAAACAAGCATTAGAATGGTTTTCTCAACAAACAGATCAGCTTGAAAAAATACCGAATTCGCTTCAACCATGCTTAAATTTATATCAAAAACAATACCAACAAACTTTGATACAATTAGAGCAATCCCAAGAACTCATAAAAGCAATGGAAAATACAAAATTTTGGAAACTCCGCAAGGCTTGGTTAAATATCAAGCAGGCGTTGCAATTAAGTAAATAA
- a CDS encoding glycosyltransferase — MTRVMGGIKSLAKIAIKGVLHPEKLFKVGGKIYRAWQAGGLKEIAKKTRQYIQIKTQPNNNPIPTGPTYNDIWLQAKRKFDQESTPQIIERIQKLHRQPLISILIPVYNTSEKWLKEAIESVLAQLYPHWELCIADDGSSLPHVKKILQEYTRQDSRIKVVFLAKNSGISVASNHALKIATGEFILLMDHDDLLEKQALYRVAESILEDSPDLLYSDEVLITENGEVRDFVFRPQFSLEFLRSHPYIVHLVGFKAELLRNIGGFRNELTISQDYDLILRACEQAKCIVHIPEILYCWRQHQTSAGHQKQHQVMEISKSVISQHLKRCNEQGIVGEMCFNFFQVRYKLQPNQKIAIIIPTKNCGELVRQCIESIETTVKDIDFDIILIDHASDDLDSLEYFYSLKDRHKVLRYEAAFNFSAINNWAISQLNTQDYTHYLFCNNDIEAIEEGWLNRLLELVQKPDIAIAAPKLVYPDRNTIQHAGVGIGINIYAEHYGKFLPNKSPNGNFEHGYYGTFVINKEVSAVTAACMLMRKDAFEKIDGFDENFAVGFGDVDLCLRTRQAGYRIIFCSQSLLIHHESYTRGKTLDGIDKHPHDTALFMQKWQPFIEAGDPYFHPNFSHFSTSWEIKQPLEIKLDINRRVYKTQGNLYD, encoded by the coding sequence ATGACGCGGGTGATGGGCGGAATAAAAAGCTTGGCCAAAATAGCCATAAAAGGAGTTTTACATCCAGAAAAACTATTCAAAGTAGGGGGCAAAATTTACCGTGCATGGCAAGCCGGCGGACTTAAAGAAATTGCCAAAAAAACCCGCCAATATATCCAAATTAAAACTCAACCCAACAATAATCCTATCCCCACCGGCCCCACTTATAATGATATCTGGCTGCAAGCAAAACGCAAATTTGACCAAGAATCAACCCCCCAAATTATTGAACGCATCCAAAAACTCCACCGCCAGCCCCTAATTTCAATTTTAATCCCCGTTTATAACACATCCGAAAAATGGCTAAAAGAGGCCATAGAATCTGTTTTAGCGCAACTTTACCCCCATTGGGAACTGTGTATTGCAGACGACGGTTCAAGCCTACCTCACGTTAAAAAAATTCTTCAAGAATACACCCGCCAAGACTCCCGCATCAAAGTAGTTTTTCTCGCAAAAAATAGCGGCATTTCTGTAGCCTCAAACCACGCCCTCAAAATAGCCACCGGCGAGTTTATTCTCTTAATGGATCACGACGACTTGTTAGAAAAACAAGCCTTATATCGCGTGGCCGAATCAATATTAGAAGACTCCCCCGATCTGCTTTACTCGGATGAAGTTTTAATAACAGAAAACGGAGAAGTCAGAGACTTTGTTTTTCGGCCTCAATTTTCCTTAGAATTTTTGAGATCCCACCCTTACATCGTTCACCTTGTTGGTTTCAAAGCCGAATTATTAAGAAACATCGGCGGTTTTCGCAATGAATTAACCATTTCCCAAGATTACGACCTGATTTTGCGAGCCTGCGAACAAGCCAAATGTATCGTCCATATTCCCGAAATTCTTTACTGCTGGAGACAACATCAAACAAGTGCCGGTCACCAAAAACAACATCAAGTTATGGAAATATCTAAAAGCGTCATTTCTCAACACTTAAAACGCTGTAATGAGCAAGGAATAGTTGGCGAAATGTGCTTTAACTTTTTTCAAGTTCGTTACAAGTTACAACCCAATCAAAAAATAGCTATCATTATTCCTACAAAAAATTGTGGTGAGCTTGTCCGCCAGTGCATAGAAAGCATTGAAACCACCGTCAAAGATATCGATTTTGATATTATTTTAATCGATCACGCTTCAGATGACCTCGATTCTTTAGAATACTTTTACTCGCTAAAAGACCGGCACAAAGTTCTCCGTTATGAAGCGGCATTTAACTTTTCTGCTATCAACAACTGGGCAATTTCTCAGCTAAACACCCAAGATTATACCCACTATCTTTTCTGTAATAACGACATCGAAGCCATTGAAGAAGGCTGGTTAAACCGGCTCCTCGAACTCGTCCAAAAACCCGATATTGCCATTGCTGCACCCAAATTAGTTTACCCCGACCGTAACACAATTCAACACGCCGGTGTCGGAATTGGCATTAACATATATGCCGAACACTACGGTAAATTTCTCCCCAACAAATCCCCAAACGGCAACTTTGAACATGGCTATTATGGCACATTTGTTATTAACAAAGAAGTCTCCGCAGTTACCGCCGCTTGTATGTTAATGCGAAAAGATGCCTTTGAAAAAATAGACGGTTTTGATGAAAACTTTGCTGTTGGTTTTGGGGATGTTGATTTATGTTTGCGAACCCGACAAGCCGGTTATCGTATTATCTTTTGTTCTCAATCTCTTCTCATTCATCACGAATCTTACACCAGAGGAAAAACCCTTGATGGAATAGATAAACATCCCCACGATACAGCCTTATTCATGCAAAAATGGCAGCCTTTCATAGAAGCCGGTGATCCCTATTTTCACCCCAACTTTTCCCACTTCAGCACATCTTGGGAAATTAAACAACCTTTAGAAATTAAACTTGATATTAACCGGCGCGTTTACAAAACCCAGGGGAATCTTTATGACTAA
- a CDS encoding glycosyltransferase family 2 protein translates to MTNLFSKIQHFSKRSYEVWQQKGPRIVVAKFFRKLSFKLEPEALISQNQKIFNNSLYYEWSSRNVPRPADLNQMSEIVQIFQYRPLISIIMPVYNTPETYLREAIESVLNQIYPNWELCIADDSSTEPHIQTILKEYAQKDTRIKIKFRLENGHIARASNSALELATGQFIALLDHDDLLTPDALYQVALLLNQHPEADMIYSDEDKIDENNTLKDPFFKPDWCPDSFLSRMYTCHLGIYRHSLIKEIGGFRAGYEGSQDYDLVLRLTEKTNKIYHIPKILYHWRIHPQSTATGTGTVKLYAYQAAEKAITEALQRRGEKGKVSGVPDYLGHYIIRYTIDEYKPVSIIIPTKDQHQLLNQCLTSIFTKTLYPNYEVILIDNNSEQPETAELINKWKTKEPDRFKSHRLDIPFNFSKINNYAVTKAKGDYLLFLNNDTEVLTPDWIDALVEQVQRPKIGAAGALLLYENDTIQHAGIILGIGGVAGHSHRHFPADTPGYVCQVKTINNYLAVTGACLMCRREVFESIGGFNEDLAVAYNDVDLCLKMIAKGYRNIYLPHVILYHYESKTRGYEDTPEKEARRQKEANILKSRWPQFFQNDPCYNPHLTKDREDYSINL, encoded by the coding sequence ATGACTAATTTATTCTCAAAAATCCAACATTTCTCCAAGCGCAGCTACGAAGTATGGCAACAAAAAGGCCCGCGAATTGTTGTAGCAAAATTTTTCAGAAAACTTTCTTTTAAACTAGAACCCGAAGCACTAATCAGCCAAAACCAAAAAATATTTAATAACAGTTTATATTACGAATGGTCTAGCCGCAACGTCCCCAGACCCGCCGACTTAAACCAAATGTCAGAAATCGTGCAAATTTTCCAATACCGGCCCCTCATCAGCATCATCATGCCGGTGTATAACACCCCCGAAACTTACCTTCGAGAAGCCATAGAATCGGTTTTAAATCAAATTTATCCTAATTGGGAATTGTGCATCGCTGATGATAGCTCAACCGAACCTCATATTCAAACAATTTTAAAAGAATATGCCCAAAAAGACACCCGAATAAAAATAAAATTTCGACTAGAAAACGGACATATTGCCCGCGCATCAAACTCAGCCTTAGAACTAGCAACCGGCCAATTTATTGCCCTACTCGATCACGACGACTTACTCACCCCAGATGCCTTATATCAAGTTGCCTTACTTTTAAATCAGCACCCCGAAGCTGATATGATTTACTCTGATGAAGACAAAATTGATGAAAATAACACCCTCAAAGATCCCTTCTTCAAACCCGATTGGTGTCCCGATTCTTTCCTTTCCAGAATGTACACTTGCCACCTGGGAATTTACCGGCATTCTCTTATCAAAGAAATCGGCGGATTTCGGGCCGGTTATGAAGGCAGCCAAGACTACGACCTTGTATTAAGACTAACCGAAAAAACAAACAAAATCTATCACATACCCAAAATTTTATATCACTGGCGAATTCATCCCCAATCCACCGCCACCGGCACCGGCACCGTCAAATTATACGCCTATCAAGCCGCCGAAAAAGCCATCACGGAAGCCTTACAAAGACGCGGAGAAAAAGGCAAAGTCAGCGGCGTACCAGACTACTTAGGACACTATATTATCCGCTACACAATTGATGAATATAAACCCGTTAGCATCATCATTCCCACCAAAGATCAACACCAACTCTTAAACCAATGTTTGACCTCAATTTTTACCAAAACCCTTTACCCAAACTATGAAGTAATTCTCATCGACAACAACAGCGAACAACCCGAAACCGCCGAACTTATTAACAAATGGAAAACTAAAGAACCAGACAGATTTAAATCTCATCGCTTAGATATTCCCTTCAACTTTTCCAAAATCAATAACTACGCTGTCACCAAAGCAAAAGGAGATTATTTACTATTTTTAAACAACGATACAGAAGTCCTCACCCCCGACTGGATAGACGCATTAGTAGAACAAGTTCAGCGGCCAAAAATAGGAGCAGCCGGTGCACTTTTGCTATACGAAAATGATACAATTCAACACGCCGGCATCATCCTGGGAATAGGAGGAGTAGCCGGTCACAGCCACCGGCATTTTCCAGCCGACACTCCCGGCTATGTTTGTCAAGTAAAAACCATCAACAATTACCTCGCAGTCACAGGCGCTTGCTTAATGTGCCGGCGCGAAGTATTTGAAAGCATAGGAGGATTCAACGAAGACTTAGCAGTAGCATATAACGACGTAGATTTATGCTTAAAAATGATAGCAAAAGGCTATAGAAACATCTATCTACCCCACGTCATTTTGTACCATTACGAATCAAAAACCAGAGGCTACGAAGACACCCCAGAAAAAGAAGCCAGAAGGCAAAAAGAAGCCAACATCCTCAAAAGCCGATGGCCGCAATTTTTCCAAAACGATCCCTGCTACAACCCCCATTTAACCAAAGACAGAGAAGACTACAGCATAAACCTATGA
- a CDS encoding sulfotransferase domain-containing protein: MNPHFLIIGAQKSGTTSLYNYLIQHPQISPAKTKEIHFFDLNYHQEIDWYKAQFPQQAGQNTITGESSPYYLFHPRVPQRVHQHFPQIKLIILLREPVARTWSHYHHEIRLKYETLSFEQAIASEPQRLQGETEKLLAEDNYYSFNHQHYSYLARGIYHQQIKNWQQYFPKEQILILKSEDFYANPAQTLNQTLEFLEIPPHTIESYPKYNSGSYPEIYPATKQYLINYFQPHNQKLAKDLGITFW, encoded by the coding sequence ATGAACCCCCATTTCCTAATAATTGGAGCCCAAAAAAGCGGCACCACATCCCTCTACAATTACCTCATCCAACACCCCCAAATATCCCCAGCTAAAACAAAAGAAATACACTTTTTTGACCTAAACTATCATCAAGAAATCGACTGGTATAAAGCCCAATTTCCCCAACAAGCCGGCCAAAACACCATAACCGGAGAATCCAGCCCCTACTACCTATTTCACCCCCGCGTACCCCAGCGAGTACACCAACACTTTCCCCAAATAAAACTCATCATCCTTCTCAGAGAACCCGTAGCAAGAACCTGGTCACATTACCATCACGAAATACGCTTAAAATACGAAACCCTTAGCTTTGAACAAGCCATCGCCAGCGAACCCCAAAGACTCCAAGGAGAAACCGAAAAACTCCTAGCAGAAGACAATTATTACAGCTTCAACCACCAACATTATAGCTACCTGGCACGAGGAATCTACCACCAACAAATCAAAAACTGGCAGCAATATTTCCCGAAAGAGCAAATTTTAATCCTCAAAAGCGAAGATTTTTATGCCAACCCTGCCCAAACTCTCAACCAAACCTTAGAATTCCTAGAAATCCCGCCCCATACCATAGAAAGCTATCCAAAATACAACAGCGGCAGCTACCCAGAAATCTACCCCGCCACCAAACAATACCTAATAAACTACTTCCAACCCCACAATCAAAAACTCGCCAAAGATTTAGGAATAACTTTTTGGTAA
- a CDS encoding glycosyltransferase family 4 protein, with amino-acid sequence MKALFLHPNFPAQYRHIITALGSDPNNQIIFGTKNERPEWEIPGVKKALFSQSREPRAETHHYVRPLEGAVLQGQAVFRLAEQLKSQGFIPDIICGHSGWGPTLFMKDVFPNTPLFCYFEWFYNARGSDADFDPADPLNADDYPRIRIKNSPILQDLYACDWGISPTQWQHSQFPKEFQSKISVLHDGVDTDYFKPNPGAKLVLPNLDLSGVDEIVTYVGRGMEPYRGFPEFIESIAYIQERRPNCHVVIVGSERVCYGKSLPNGESYKDYMLKKVPLDLSRVHFVGPLPYGLYLKVIQASTAHIYLTRPFVLSWSMIEAMSTGCLIIGSSTPPVTEVIRDGENGLLVDFFSPKQIADRVNEVMEHPTRMAEIRKKARQTALERYALADLLPRHLQLIKDIASRKIPPQQIEKTPQQKPPKTSKGFAPQKR; translated from the coding sequence ATGAAAGCATTATTTCTCCATCCCAACTTCCCAGCACAATACCGGCACATCATCACCGCCCTCGGTAGCGATCCCAATAATCAAATAATCTTCGGCACAAAAAATGAACGCCCCGAATGGGAGATTCCCGGTGTCAAAAAAGCCCTATTTTCACAAAGTAGAGAACCCCGCGCCGAAACCCATCACTATGTACGCCCCCTCGAAGGAGCCGTGCTTCAAGGACAAGCCGTATTTCGCCTCGCAGAACAACTAAAAAGCCAAGGATTTATCCCCGATATAATTTGCGGACACTCCGGTTGGGGGCCAACACTTTTTATGAAAGACGTATTTCCAAACACCCCCCTTTTCTGTTACTTTGAATGGTTTTATAACGCACGCGGTTCCGACGCCGACTTTGACCCTGCCGACCCCTTAAATGCCGACGACTACCCCCGAATTCGCATTAAAAACTCCCCCATCTTACAAGACCTCTACGCCTGCGATTGGGGAATTTCTCCCACCCAATGGCAACACTCACAATTTCCCAAAGAATTCCAATCAAAAATATCCGTACTCCACGATGGAGTCGATACCGACTACTTCAAACCAAACCCCGGAGCAAAACTCGTATTACCCAACCTCGATCTATCAGGAGTAGACGAAATTGTTACCTATGTAGGCAGAGGAATGGAACCCTATAGAGGCTTTCCAGAATTCATAGAATCAATCGCCTACATCCAAGAACGCCGGCCAAATTGTCACGTTGTAATTGTCGGTTCAGAGCGCGTTTGTTACGGAAAATCTTTACCCAACGGGGAAAGTTATAAAGACTATATGCTCAAAAAAGTTCCCCTCGACTTATCGAGAGTGCACTTCGTTGGGCCCCTCCCCTACGGACTATATTTAAAAGTAATTCAAGCCTCCACAGCCCACATCTATTTAACCCGTCCTTTCGTATTATCTTGGTCAATGATAGAAGCCATGTCAACCGGCTGTTTAATCATCGGTTCAAGCACCCCCCCCGTAACAGAAGTCATCCGCGATGGAGAAAATGGATTACTCGTTGATTTCTTTTCTCCTAAACAAATAGCAGATCGCGTTAATGAAGTCATGGAACATCCAACCCGCATGGCAGAAATACGCAAAAAAGCCCGCCAAACCGCCCTAGAACGCTACGCCCTCGCCGACCTTCTCCCCCGCCATCTTCAACTTATAAAAGACATCGCCAGCCGCAAAATACCCCCCCAACAAATCGAAAAAACACCCCAACAAAAACCCCCCAAAACCAGCAAAGGATTCGCCCCTCAAAAACGGTAA